The sequence CCGAGACCCAAGACGACATCGAGCGCGAGCGGAAGTCCCGAACCCGGATGCAGGTGGCGATCATCCTGATGACGTATCTCACCCTCCTGGGCGTGATGGCCATCCTCAAGACCCAGTTCCTCGACGTGATGGCGGGGTTGGCCTCGCAGGCGGGCGGCGGTGGCGGGGAGGCAGCCGGCGGGCTGAACTTCGGCGAGGGCATCAACATCGATCTGCTCTCGGTGCTTTTCTTCCACGCCGTCACGCTCCAGGCCGCGCTGTCGGGGTTCATCAGCGGCTACATCCGGAACGCCGACATCGTCTCCGGCGTGAAGTTCGTGGTCGTACTCCAGACGATTGCGCTGGTCGTGTGGATGGTGGTGGGGTGATGCGTCCCGGAGCGTCCGGCGAGCGCGCCCAGACGACGATCGACTTCGCGATCGGGATCGGCCTGTTTCTGATCGTCGTCGCGTTCGTCGTCGCGTTCGTGCCGACGATCTTCACGCCGTTTCAGAGCACCGAGGGGCCACAGACCGCCGACCGGATCGCCACGTCGCTGTCGACGGATCGGCTCGGCGACCCCACGGAGCCGTACGTCGTGAACGAGACGTGTACTGAGGGCTTTTTCGACCAGTTGAACGGCGGCGGGCCGGCGCCGTCGACGTGTTCGTTCAACACCTCGGCGACGACCACGCGGGAGGTGTTCGCACTCGATCGCACGCGGGACGTCAACGTGACGGTCCGCTACGCCAACGGGTCGGTCGTTGACAGCGGGGTTCGGCTCGCGGCGGGGCCGACACCGCCGGAGACGACGT comes from Halobellus ruber and encodes:
- a CDS encoding DUF7287 family protein, with product MRPGASGERAQTTIDFAIGIGLFLIVVAFVVAFVPTIFTPFQSTEGPQTADRIATSLSTDRLGDPTEPYVVNETCTEGFFDQLNGGGPAPSTCSFNTSATTTREVFALDRTRDVNVTVRYANGSVVDSGVRLAAGPTPPETTSVASATRVVSLGERPRRLTVRTW